The Amycolatopsis umgeniensis DNA segment CGCTCGCGGCGCTGCATCAGGCCGGGTTCAAGGACGCGACGCACCTCGGTGGCGGCGTACTGGCTTGGGCGCGGCAGATCGACCAGAGCCTGCCGACCTACTGAGGTTTGCCGCCGCTGACCAGCGGAAAGAGAGCAAGGGACCTTTGCTGTCGTCAGTTAGTGCGCTAACGAACGCTAGCAAAGGTCCCTTGCTCTCTTACGACGATGGCGATCCGTGAAGGCCTCCTTGAGGGACCCAGAGTCCCTCAAGGAGGCCTTCACGGACTTGCCCCAGGCACATCGGGCGGCAACGGTGGAAGAACGGCAGGTCAGGAGTGATCCTGTCTTGAGTATCGCTACTCGATGACCAGCGCGTCTTCTCGTTCGTGGAACGGCTCACGAGGTAACGTCCCGTGCCGTGCGTGCCACCCTAGAAAGCCCTCCGGAACACGTCTGTTCGGCGTTCGGCGGACGTGACGGTGACGCGGAGCCGATGCCCGGCACCGGCGCCTGGCGCTACGCCGATCTCGTGCTGAAGCCGGTCGTGGACAAGTCGCGGACCCTGTGGACGGCCCGGGCGCTGGAAGCCGTGGACGAGCCCGGGCTGCGGGTCGCGAAGCCGGTCCGGTCCAGTGACGGCCGGTGGGTGGTCGGCGGCTGGTCGGCGAACCGGTTCGTGTCCGGTACGGCCGAGCACCGGTACGACGAGGTCGTGCACACGGCGGTCAAGCTGCACCGCGCGACGGCGGGGTTGCCGCGGCCGGACTTCCTGGGGCGGCGCACCGACATCGAGGCCTTGGCCGACAAACTCGCGTGGGGCGAGGCGGACATGTCCCTCGACGAGAACAAGGGCGGCCGCTGGTTCGAGGTGCTGGCCGGTTCCCGAAGACCGGTCAACCTGCCGGACCAGGTCGTGCACGGCGAACTTCTCGCCGGTGTGCTGTTCGACGCCGACGAGGCGCCCGGCATCGTCGATTTCGTGCCGTACTACCGGCCGGGTGAATGGGGTGCCGCGATCGTCGCGGTCGACGCGCTGGCCTGGGGCGGCGCCACCATCGATCTGCTCGAACGCTGGGCGCATCTCCCGCAATGGCCCCAGCTTCTCCTGCGGGCCGTCCTCTTCCGCCTGGCCGCCAACGCCCTCGACCCGCGGTCGACGCGAGCGGCTCACGACGGCCTCCGCGCCGCCGCCCGCGACGTCAGCGCCGTGCTGTGAATCCGTGAAGGCCCCCTGAGAAGGAGGCCTTCACGGACGGCTCACTCGGCGCGAAGGCTTTCCGTCTTCGCCGCCGAGCGCACGAGCGGCCACGTCGACGCCGTCACCAGCAGCACCACCGCGATCGTCGCCGCGGCGAGCACCCCGACCGCGGCCCAGTCGACGTACAGCGCCTTCCAGAACATCCGCTTGCCCACCGCGGCGATGCCGATCCCGATCCCCGTCGCGATCACGATCCCCAGCAGCAGCGGAATCCCGTTCTGCCACAGCAAGGACCGCAGGATCACGCGCACCGGGACGCCGGTGGCGGACAGCGCGCCGAGGGCCCGCCGCCGCTCCCGGACCTGCTCCTGGGCGAGCACGAGCAGGCACACCCCGGCCAGCAGCAGGACGAACAGCGCGCCACCGAGCAGGATGTTCCGCGCGTCCCCGATCCTCTGGGCCTCGTCGGTGATCCGCTTCTGGTTGTACGCCGTCACGGACGCCTGCCAGCCGAACGGGGCGACCGAGTTCCGCACCAGTTCGACGAAGTCCGGGTTCGCGGTCCCGTCACGCAGGCTCACCGAGATCGAGGCGGCGGACAGGTCGACGCCCGTCATCGCGGCCGGTGTCGCGAGCACGTGCACCCCGAGATATCCGGCGATTCCCGACGGCTTCGGGGCGAGTGTCCGAGGCGTGACCGGAACGGTCCAGGACTGTTGCCGCTTGGCCATGTCGGTGAGCGTCACCGACTGTCCTTTGTGGAACGACGGGGCCTCGGCGAACACGTCGCCGTCGTGGCAGCCCGTCGCCCCCGTCGACGCTTCGATCGTGGGGCAGTCGGCGACACCGAACGAGACGAGAGCACCGCTCAGGTCGAAGTACATCGAGCGCATGGACTGAAAGTCGGCCGAACCCGGTACCGCTCGCGCCGCGGCCACCGCCTGATCGGCCATCGGGCCCTCCGCGTGGACGATCATCCGGCCTGCCATCGTGTCCTGGTACCCGCCCTGCTCCACCGCCTGGCCCGCCATCAGGCTCTGCAACCCGATCGCCCCGGCGAGCACCATGCAGACGCCCGCGACCACCCGCGACGGGGTCCCACTGTCGCTCTGCAGACGGCGGATCGCGAGCTGGAACGACGGCGGCCCGCCCTTGATCCGGGACACGGCGCGTTCCAGCAGCCATGGCAGCATCGCCGGGATCCCGAGCATCAGCAGTACCGCCCCGGCGATCGGCGCCGCGCGGCCCAGCTCGCTCGCCATACCGAAATTCGGTACCACCAAGGCGATTCCCACGAGGATCGGTAGCGGTCGCCACCACAACCGGCGCTTCGGCGGCGCGGTCTCGCGGACGACGCCGAGCGGTTCGACGATCGTGTGCCGCTGGGCGAACCACGCCGTCACCACGGCCAGCGCGGGGACGACGAGCACGATCAGCACCACCAGCGGCCACGACGGTGTGAGGTCCTTCGGGTAGAGCCCGAAGCGGAGCACCTGGAAGTTCGTCACGGCGCCGCGGAAGAGCAGGAACAACGCGGCGCCGACGACGAGCCCGGCCGCGGCGCTCACGAGCGATTCCGCCGCGGTGATCCGGCGCAGCTGCCGGGCGGACGAGCCCGCCAGCCGCACCGCGGCGAGCCGCCGGTCCCGGGCGGCGCCGCCGAGCCGGGAGATCGTCCCGATGAAGATGAACACCGGCGTGAGCAGGACGAAGAGCCCGATCAGCAGGAGCATCAGGATCCCGTTTTCGAGCACGTCGTGGTAGGCGGGTTCGGCGCCGAACCCGTAGATCGTGGTTCCGTTCTGCATGGTGTCCGTGCCGACGTAGGCGATCAGGTCGTTCGGATTGAGCGTGGTCCCCGCCGCGATGAGCCCGGCGGGCTTGCCTGGCAGACGAGGTCGCAGCAGGCCGCTCGTGTCGGACGCGACGAGTTCGTCCAGCTTCGGCGAGAGGAAGACCTCACCCGGCGACGGCAGCCGGTCCACACCCGGTGGGAGCGGCGAATTCGGGCCGGTCGGCCGCAGATGGACGAGCGCGATCGCCTGACCGCGGAAGTCGGTCGTCGTCGAGTTGTAGAACAGCGGGGCGACGTCAGGGATCGGTTCGCTCCGCACGTACGAGTCGAACGCCCGCTGGTCCCGGTTCTCCTTGATGGTGCCCGCGGAGGCGCCGATCAGCAGGATCGCCACCGCGAGCCCGATTCCCGCGGCGCTCAGGACGAGCCTGACGATCGAGCCCCGGCCGCCCCCGACGGCCAGCCGGAACCCCAGCAACAGGTCTTCGCGCCCGGTCATCGGGTCACCACCGGTTCACGAGTCCGGCCGTCACGCACGATGATCTCCCGGTCCGAGTAGGCGGCCACCCGCGGTTCGTGGGTGACCAGGACGATGGCGGCGTTCGTCTGCTTCGCCGTCTCGGAAAGCAGGCGCATGACGAGCTCGCCGCTGAGCGTGTCCAGCGCGCCCGTGGGTTCGTCGGCGAAGATCACCGACGGTTCGGTGATCAGCGCCCTGGCCATGGCGACCCGCTGGCTCTGCCCGCCCGACACCTGGCCGGGCAAGCTGTCGTCGGAGTCGCCGACTTCCAGCCGGTCGAGCCAGTCGCGCGCGAGCCGCTCGGCGGGACGGCGCTTGATGCCGCCCAAACGCAGTGGCAGCGCGACGTTCTCCAGACAGGTCAGCTCCGGCACGAGCTGCCCGAACTGGAAGACGAAGCCGAACTCGGTACGTCGCAAGGCACTGCGTTCGGCGTCGGACATGCTCGCGAGCTCGCGGCCGCGGTACAGCACCTGTCCTCTGTCGGGCCGCACGATGCCGGAAAGGCAGTGCAGCAGCGTCGACTTCCCCGAGCCCGACGGACCCATGATCGCGACGATCTCGCCGGCTTCGAGTGTCAGCCCGGCCCCGGCCAGCGCCTGATCGGGGCCGAAAGCCTTGTGCAGGCCCAAGCCTTGTAACAACGGTGTTTCCACTTAGTGGTCCCCAGGGTTTCAGCGCGCCAGCTGGCGCGCGAGATCGTCGAGGCGGGCGGCGGTGAGCTCCAGCCACCGCAGGTCCGCCTCCAGGTGGAACAGCGCGTGATCGCAGATGAGCTGGTCGGCGAGGTCGCCGCCGGTTTTGCGGGCGGTGAGCTCGCGCATGGCGCGGAGGTGGGAGCCGCGCTGGGCGTCGAGCAGATCGTGGGCGCCCCGGCCGGACAGGATCGCGAGCACGACCTTGGTGTAGAGCGTGTTCTGCAGGTAAACCGAGGGATTTTCCGGACTTTTCAGCCATTCTTCGACGTTGGTGACGCCGGCTTCGGTGATCGCGTACCGCTTCCGGTCCGGGCCGCCGCCCGCTTCGACGCCGTTCTCCTCGACGAGACCGTTCTTCAGGAGCCGGTTCAGCGTCGAGTAGACCTGCCCGTAGTGCAGTGGGCGGTCCTGGCGGAACTGCTTGTCGTAGAGCTGTTTGAGGTCGTAACCGTGCTTGGGGCCGGCTTCGAGCAGGCCGAGCAGGGTGTTCCCGATGGACATGCGGGCGACTATACACAGTGTGTATACGCACCGTCTATACACGCGGTTTATAGCTGCTGAAGGGCCCCTTCAGTCCCCGCTCCACCTCACGGTGTGACGTCCGTCGGCCGGGGGCAATGTCAAACGCCTGAAACATTCAGGAGTTTCCAGGTAACACGGCCTACCTACCTTCAAGCGCAATCGACGCCTGGAGGAGGTGCCCGTGCCGCTCGCCGCTCCCGCCCGAACCGCGGTGGACACGCACTGCCCGTACTGCGCCCTGCAGTGCGGGATGAGCCTCGACGGCGCCCGGGTCACCCCGCGCGACTTCCCGGTCAACGCCGGCGGCCTGTGTCAGAAGGGGTGGACGTCGGGGGAGCTACTCACCTCGCCTTCCCGGCTGACGACTCCGTTGATCAGGGTCGACGGCGAACTCCGGCCCGCGAGCTGGGAGCAGGCGCTCGACCTGGTCGCGCGGCGGCTCACCGAAATCCGCGCGGCCAAGGGCGCCGACTCGGTCGCCGTCTTCGGTGGCGGCGGGCTCACCAACGAAAAGGCCTATCTGCTGGGGAAGTTCGCGCGGGTCGCGCTGGGCACCTCGCAGATCGACTACAACGGCCGGTTCTGCATGTCTTCCGCGGCCGCCGCCGGGATCAAGGCGTTCGGCGCCGACCGCGGGATGCCGTTCCCGGTCACGGATCTCGCCGACGCCGACGCCGTCCTGCTGATCGGCGCGAACCCGGCCGAGACGATGCCGCCGTTCACCCAGCATCTCAAGCGCGCGGACCTGATCGTCGTCGACCCTCGCCGCACCCCGACCGCCGAACTCGCCGGACTGCACCTCGCGCCTCCGCCCGGCACCGATCTCGCGCTCGCGCAGGGGATCCTGCACGCCGTCGTCGCCGACGGCCTGCTCGACCAGTCCTATGTGGACGCACGCACGAACGGCTTCGAGGAACTGTGGCGCTCGGTCGCGGCGTGGTGGCCGGAGCGCGTCGAGCAGATCACCGGGGTCTCGGCCGCGGATCAGCGTCGCGTCGCCGCCAAACTCGCCTCGGCCCGCAACGCCTACGTCCTCACCGCACGCGGCACGGAACAGCACGCCAACGGCACGGCGATGGTCAACGCCTGGATCAATCTTTCGCTCGCGCTCGGCCTGCCGGGGCGCAAGGGGTCCGGATTCGGCTGCCTGACCGGCCAGGGCAATGGGCAAGGCGGCCGCGAGCACGGGCAGAAGGCCGACCAGCTGCCCGGCTACCGCAAGATCGACGACCCCGCCGCCCGCGAGTACGTCGCCGGAGTCTGGGGTGTGCCGACGGAATCCCTGCCGGGGCCGGGCCGTTCGGCCGTCGAGCTGCTGGAGGCGCTCGGCACCGACGACGGGCCGAGCGCGCTGATGGTGTTCGGCAGCAACCTCGTCGTTTCGTCGCCCGGGGCGGGGAAGATCCAGGAAAAAGTGTCCTCTTTGGACTTCCTGGTGGTCTCGGACCTCGTCCTTTCGGAGACCGCGGCAATGGCCGACGTCGTCCTGCCGGTCACCCAGTGGGCCGAAGAGGACGGCACGATGACCAATCTCGAGGGCCGTGTCCTGCTGCGGCGCAAGGCCATCGACCCGCCGTCCGGCGTGAAGACCGATCTGTACGTGCTCTCTGAACTCGCCCGGCGGCTCGGCCAGCCCGACGGCCGGTTCCCCACCGACGCGGAGACCGTCTTCACCGAGCTTCGCCGCGCGTCCAAAGGTGGTGTCGCCGACTACTCGGGCATCACCTACGAAAGGCTCCGTGACGGCGAGGCCCTGTACTGGCCCGTTCCGGCGGAAACGCATCCCGGCACACCGCGGATGTTCCTCGGCTCCTTCGCTCATCCGGACGGCCGCGCGCGGTTCGTGCCGGTGGACCACGTCGGCCCGGCCGAGGTGCCCGACGCCGAATTCCCCTTGCAGGCCACCACCGGCCGGGTCCTGCAGCACTACCAGTCCGGGGCGCAGACCCGGCTGGTGAAGGAGCTGAACGACGTCGTGGCGGAGGCCTTCGTGGAAGTTCATCCCGACACCGCCGCCCGGGCGGGGCTGGCCGAGGGCGACCTCGCGGTCGTGCGGTCCCGGCGCGGGGAGACCGTCGCCCGGGTCCGTTGCGTGTCGTCGCTGCGCCCGGACCTGGTGTTCCTGCCGTTCCACTTCCCCGGCGAGGGCCGGGCGAACCTGCTGACCAATCCGGCGCTCGACCCGACGAGCCGGATGCCCGAGTTCAAGGTGTGCGCGGTCGCGCTCGCCCCGGCCGAGGTCGTCGCGTGAGCCCCCGCTCGGTGGTCATCGCCGGTTACGGGATGGCGGGCGCCCGGCTGGCCGACGACATCCGCCGCCGCGATCCCGACGGCGAACGGGTCCGGCTCACCGTCGTCGGCGCGGAGACGCACGCCGCCTACAACCGGGTGCTGCTGTCTTCGGTGGTCGCCGGGACCATGCGGCCCGAGGTCGTCCGGCTCCATGACGACGAGTGGCCGACCCGCACCGGGGCCGATCTGCGCCGAGGGGTCGCCGCGACGGCGATCGACCGCGCGGCACGGCGGGTGCACCTCGACGACGGGTCCACTGTGGACTACGACGCGCTCGTGCTCGCCACCGGCGCCAACCCGTGGATGCCGCCGGTCGAAGGGCTCGAAGCCGGGCCGGACGTGGTCGCGTTCCGCACGCTCGACGACTGCGCCCGCATCCTCGACGCCGCCAAACTGGGTGCCCCGGTCGCCGTGCTCGGCGGCGGGTTGCTCGGCCTGGAGGCGGCGCGAGGCCTTGCCGGACGCGGAAATCTCGTCACCGTCGTGCATCCGATGCCGCACATCATGGAACGGCAGCTGGACGCGGAATCCGCGCGGGTGCTGACCAGGAAGCTCGAAGAACTCGGCGTCGACTTCCGGCTCGGTGTCGGAGCCGCGCGCTACGTGAGCGGCGACGGGCTCAAACTCGACGACGGCACGCACGTGCCCGCCGACCTCATCGTCGTCTCGACCGGTGTCCGCGCCGAGACGAAACTGGCCGTGGACGCCGGGCTGGCCGTCGACGGCGGCATCGTCGTCGACGATCTCCTGCGCACCAGCGACGGCCGGATCCACGCGATCGGCGACTGCGCCCGGCATCCCGGCGCTTTCGGCGGGCTCGTGCAACCCGCGTGGGAACAGGCCGCCGTCGTCGCGGATCTGGTCACCGGGACGAAATCCGCGTCACGTTATCGCGGCACCCAGGCGGTGACGCGGCTGAAGGCCCGCGGCATCGACCTCACCGCGCTCGGCGAGACGATGACCGGCGCGGACGACCCGACCGCCGAGGTGCTCACGTTCAGCGACCCGGCGGGCTGCCGCTACGGCAAGCTCGTCGTCCGCGAGAACCGGGTGGCGGGCGCGATCCTGCTCGGGCTGCCCGACGCGGCCGCGACGATCACGCAACTCTACGACCGGGGCACGCCAGTGCCCGAAGACCGGCTGGCTGTCCTTTTAGGACGCTCGTTGCCCGCCGGGGCGCCGTCGGCGTCGAGCCCGGCCGATCTGCCCGCTTCGGCGGTCATCTGCCGCTGCAACGCGGTGACCAAGGGGCGGCTCGTCGAGGCCTGGCGTGCCGGTGCCACCGACGTTCCCGCCCTCGCCGGGGCGACCCGCGCGACCACCGGCTGCGGTGGCTGCAAGGACGCCGTCGGCGGGGTCGCGAAATGGCTGGCCGCGCAGTGAACCCGAACGCATTCACCAAGGAGGACCTCATGCACGCTCGTGGCAAGCGCTGGATCGAGCACTGGGATCCGGAAGACGAGCGGTTCTGGGAGGAGACCGGGAAGAAGATCGCCCGGCGGAACCTCTGGTTCTCCGTCCTGGCCGAACACATCGGCTTCTCCGTCTGGACACTGTGGTCGGTCATGGTCCTGTTCATGGGACCGCAGTACGGTTTCTCGGCCGCGGACAAGTTCCTGCTCGTCTCGACCCCGACCGTGGTCGGCGCGCTCATGCGGCCCCTGTACACCTTCGCCGTCGCGAGGTTCGGCGGCCGGAACTGGACGATCGTCAGCGCGTTGCTGCTGTTGGCGCCCACCGCGCTGGCCGCGATCGCGATGGAACCGGGCACCGCACTCGGCACGTTCCTGCTGATCGCCGCGCTCGGTGGGGTCGGTGGCGGGAACTTCGCGTCTTCGATGACGAACATCAACGCGTTCTATCCCGAGAAGCACAAGGGCTGGGCGCTCGGGCTCAACGCGGGCGGCGGGAACCTCGGTGTGGCGGCGATCCAGCTGATCGGCCTGCTGGTGATCGGTACCGTCGGCGCGGCCGCGCCCCGGCTGGTGCTCGCGATCTATCTCCCGCTGATCATCATCGCCGCGACGTGCGCGTACTTCTTCATGGACAACCTCGCCTCGATGAAGGGCGACACCAAGGCGATGCGCGAGGTCGTCAAGGATCCGCACACCTGGGTGATGTCGTTCCTCTACGTCGGCACGTTCGGTTCGTTCATCGGCTACAGCTTCGCCTTCGGCCTGGTGCTGCAGAACCAGTTCGGCCGCACGCCGCTGCAGGCGGCCGCGGTGACTTTCCTCGGCCCGTTGCTCGGCTCCTTCTCCCGTCCGACGGGCGGCTGGCTGGCCGACCGGATCGGCGGCGGCAAGGTCACCTTCGTGACGTTCGTCGGGATGGCCGCGGCGACCGTCGTGCTGATCCTGGCTTCGACGTCGAACTCGCTGGCGCTGTTCACCGTCGCGTTCATCGTGTTGTTCGTGCTCACCGGGATCGGCAACGGCTCGACGTACAAGATGATCCCGGCGATCTTCCGGGCCAAGGCGAAGGTCGCGATCAGCGAGGGCGCGGACGAGGCGCTCGAAATGCTCAAGGCGCGCAGGCTTTCCGGTGCGCTGATCGGGCTGGCCGGGGCGATCGGCGCGCTCGGCGGGCTGTTCATCAACCTGGCCTTCCGGCAGTCCTTCGCGGACACCAAGAGCGGGGTGCCGGCGTTCATCGCCTTCCTCGTCTTCTACGGCCTGTGCTTCACCGTCACCTGGGCGGTGTACCTGCGCAAACAGCAGACGGAGGTGGCGAGCACCCGAGGTCTGGCGCTCGCCGGAGCGGAGGTCTGATGCGGAAACTCGTCGTCGCGGGACACGGTATGGTCGCGCACCGGCTCGTGGAGGCCGTGCGCGCGGAGGACAAGACCGGCGAATGGCAGGTCGTGGTGCTCGCCGAGGAGGCGCGCCCCGCCTACGACCGGGTCGCGCTGACGTCCTATGTGGACACTTGGGATCCGGCGTCGCTGGCGTTGGAAGGCGCCGACTACGCCGGGGACGAGCAGGTCGAGCTGCGGCTCGGCGACGCGGTGGCCTCGGTGGACCGGGAGCGCAAGGTCGTCGTCACCGAATCCGGGTACGAGCAGCCGTATGACGCGCTCGTCCTCGCGACCGGTTCGCGGCCGTTCGTCCCGCCGGTGCCGGGGCACGATCTTCCCGGCTGTTTCGTCTACCGGACGATCGAGGATCTCGACGCCATCCGGGAAGCCGCTCAGCGGCCCGGCCGCGGTCGCCGGTCCGCGGTCGTCATCGGTGGTGGGCTCCTCGGTCTGGAGGCCGCGAAGGCGTTGCGGGACATGGGTCTCTCGCCGCATGTGGTCGAGATGGCGCCGCGCCTGATGCCGCTTCAGGTCGACGAGGGCGGCGGCGGTCTGCTGCGGCGCCTGATCACCGAGCTCGACGTGACCGTCCACACAGGAACGTCGACCGACGCCATCGAGCCGGACGGCTCTCGCTACATCGCGAAGCTGGGCAACGGAACCGAGCTGGACGTCGACCTGGTCGTGTTCTCCGCCGGGATCCGGCCGCGTGACGACCTCGCGCGTTCGTCCGGGCTGGAGGTCGGCGCGCGGGGCGGCATCCTGGTCGACGACTCCTGCCGGACGTCGGATCCGGCGGTGTACGCGATCGGCGAATGCGCGGCCGTGGACGGCAAGATGTACGGCATCGTCGCGCCCGGCTACGCGATGGCGGAGATCGTCGCGGCGCGGCTGACCGGCGGCGAGGGCACGTTCCCCGAGCCGGACATGTCGACGAAACTCAAGCTCATGGGTGTCGACGTCGCCAGCTTCGGCGACGCGCACGCGGCGACCGAGGGTGCGCTGGAGGTCGCGTTCAACGACGCCGTCGCCGGGACCTACAAGAAACTCGTGATCTCGGACGACTCGAAGACGCTGCTCGGCGGGGTGCTGGTCGGCGACGCGAGCGAGTTCAACACGTTGCGCGCGATGGTCGGCGGGCCGTTGCCCGCCGAGCCGGGCGCGATCCTCGCCCCGGCCGGTGGCGGGGCGGCGGTGGGTGTCGACGCGCTGCCCGACGCCGCGCAGATCTGTTCGTGCAACGCGGTGTCCAAGGGCGCCATCACGCATGCGATCACCGAGCAGGGTTGCGATTCGGTCGCCAAGATCAAGGGCTGCACGCGGGCGGGTACGGCTTGCGGATCGTGTGTCCCGCTGCTGGGCAAGCTGCTGACGGCTTGCGGCGTCGAGCAGTCGAAGGCGCTGTGCGAGCACTTCGGCCAGTCGCGCGCGGAGCTGTTCCAGATCCTGCAGGCCACGCGGATCAGCACGTTCAGCGAGATGATCGATCGCTACGGCAGCGGAACCGGCTGCGCCCTCTGCAAACCGGCGATCGCGTCGATCCTGGCCACGCTGGGCAACGGGCACATCCTCGCCGGCGAGCAGGCGACGCTGCAGGACACCAACGACAAGTTCCTGGCGAACCTCCAGCGCAACGGGACCTACTCGGTGGTGCCGCGGATCCCCGGTGGCGAGGTCACCCCGGAGAAGCTCATGGTGATCGCGCAGGTGGCGATGGATTTCGGGCTGTACACCAAGATCACCGGCGGGCAGCGGATCGACCTGTTCGGCGCGACCGTCGACCAGCTCCCGCTGATCTGGCGGCGGCTCGTCGACGCCGGGTTCGAGTCGGGGCACGCGTACGGGAAGTCGTTGCGCACGGTGAAGTCCTGTGTCGGTTCGACGTGGTGCCGCTACGGCGTGCAGGACAGCGTCGGACTCGCGATCGAACTCGAACTGCGCTACCGCGGCCTGCGCTCGCCGCACAAGCTGAAGTCCGCGGTCTCCGGCTGCGCGCGGGAATGCGCCGAGGCGCGGAGCAAGGACTTCGGGATCATCGCGACCGACAAGGGCTGGAACCTCTACGTCGGCGGGAACGGCGGCGCGACCCCGCGGCACGCCGATCTGCTGGTGTCCGAAGTGGACACCGAGACGCTGATCCGCACGATCGACCGGTTCCTGATGTTCTACGTCCGCACGGCCGACCGGTTGCAGCGCACCGCGCCGTGGGTCGAGGAGATGGACGGCGGTCTCGATCATCTGCGCGCGGTCATCGTCGACGACAAGCTCGGTATCTGCGAGGACCTCGACGCGGCGATGGCCAAACACGTCGGCGACTACGCCGACGAATGGCGCGGGGTGCTGGAAGATCCCGAGAAGCTGGCGAAGTTCAGCTCGTTCGTCAACGCGCCGGGCACGCCGGATCCGACGATCTCGTTCCGCACCGAACGTGACCAGAAGGTGCCCGTACTGCTGGGCATCCCGGAGGTGAAACAGTGACGACTTCGATCGAGCGCACCTGGACCGCCGTCTGCGCGGCGGGCGCCGTCCCCGAATGGTCCGGTGTCGCCGCCCTGCTCGACGACGGGAGCCAGGTGGCGATCTTCCGGCTGCCCGGCGACCGGTGGTACGCACTGTCCAATATGGACCCGATCAGCGGTGCGGCGGTGCTTTCGCGCGGGATCGTCGGCGATGCCGGCGGTGTCCCGGTGGTGGCTTCGCCGGTGTACAAGGAACGGTTCGACCTGCGGACCGGCGCCTGTCTGGACGTCGAGGGGGTCTCGGTGGACGCATACGG contains these protein-coding regions:
- the nirD gene encoding nitrite reductase small subunit NirD, with the translated sequence MTTSIERTWTAVCAAGAVPEWSGVAALLDDGSQVAIFRLPGDRWYALSNMDPISGAAVLSRGIVGDAGGVPVVASPVYKERFDLRTGACLDVEGVSVDAYGVRVSGGVVEVEASP
- the nirB gene encoding nitrite reductase large subunit NirB; its protein translation is MRKLVVAGHGMVAHRLVEAVRAEDKTGEWQVVVLAEEARPAYDRVALTSYVDTWDPASLALEGADYAGDEQVELRLGDAVASVDRERKVVVTESGYEQPYDALVLATGSRPFVPPVPGHDLPGCFVYRTIEDLDAIREAAQRPGRGRRSAVVIGGGLLGLEAAKALRDMGLSPHVVEMAPRLMPLQVDEGGGGLLRRLITELDVTVHTGTSTDAIEPDGSRYIAKLGNGTELDVDLVVFSAGIRPRDDLARSSGLEVGARGGILVDDSCRTSDPAVYAIGECAAVDGKMYGIVAPGYAMAEIVAARLTGGEGTFPEPDMSTKLKLMGVDVASFGDAHAATEGALEVAFNDAVAGTYKKLVISDDSKTLLGGVLVGDASEFNTLRAMVGGPLPAEPGAILAPAGGGAAVGVDALPDAAQICSCNAVSKGAITHAITEQGCDSVAKIKGCTRAGTACGSCVPLLGKLLTACGVEQSKALCEHFGQSRAELFQILQATRISTFSEMIDRYGSGTGCALCKPAIASILATLGNGHILAGEQATLQDTNDKFLANLQRNGTYSVVPRIPGGEVTPEKLMVIAQVAMDFGLYTKITGGQRIDLFGATVDQLPLIWRRLVDAGFESGHAYGKSLRTVKSCVGSTWCRYGVQDSVGLAIELELRYRGLRSPHKLKSAVSGCARECAEARSKDFGIIATDKGWNLYVGGNGGATPRHADLLVSEVDTETLIRTIDRFLMFYVRTADRLQRTAPWVEEMDGGLDHLRAVIVDDKLGICEDLDAAMAKHVGDYADEWRGVLEDPEKLAKFSSFVNAPGTPDPTISFRTERDQKVPVLLGIPEVKQ